One window of the Lytechinus pictus isolate F3 Inbred chromosome 5, Lp3.0, whole genome shotgun sequence genome contains the following:
- the LOC129260225 gene encoding leucine-rich repeat-containing protein 51-like, producing MTSGVKSPRNVNNDPGPMVDFSFANLTSLLEIDGEVPRNKTSCKTLNGKFRSTSLKFNNNKLADLEGLEKAVDLLESPSDLEFLDLSFNEILKLDNDILQYPKLKILYLHGNMISKLEEINKLAALPNLYNLAIHGNPIENEPEFRPYILSHLPHLKKLNSAPITKADHKDAERWKTICGSKKKRRRRKDTD from the exons ATGACGAGTGGAGTGAAATCCCCCCGGAACGTCAACAACGATCCTGGCCCTATGGTAGATTTCTCCTTTGCAAACCTCACATCGCTTCTAG AAATTGATGGTGAAGTGCCGAGGAACAAGACTTCGTGCAAAACCTTGAATGGAAAGTTCAGAAGTACCTCACTCAAGTTTAATAATAACAAGTTGGCAGACTTGGAAGGGCTTGAGAAAGCAGTTGATCTGCTAGAGAGTCCGTCTGATCTCGAGTTCCTGGACCTCTCATTCAATGAGATCTTAAAGCTGGACAAT gACATTCTGCAATATCCAAAATTAAAGATACTCTATCTCCATGGCAACATGATCAGCAAGCTGGAAGAAATCAACAAGCTGGCTGCGCTACCGAACCTGTACAACCTGGCGATCCACGGGAATCCCATCGAAAACGAACCGGAGTTCCGTCCATACATCCTCTCCCACTTGCCACACCTCAAGAAATTGAACTCCGCCCCGATCACCAAGGCAGACCACAAAGACGCGGAGAGGTGGAAAACTATTTGTGGATccaagaagaaaaggagaagacgGAAGGATACTGattag
- the LOC135154189 gene encoding golgin subfamily A member 6-like protein 24, translating to MNKEKTKEEEKIHPSKSLRVTSIREDDKIRNTEKMNKEKTKEEEKIYPSKSLRVTSIREDDKIRNTKKMNKEKTKEEEKIYPSKSLRVTSRREDDKIRNTKKMNKEKTKEEEKIHPSKSLRVTSRRVEDKIRNTKIMNKEKTKQEEEIYPSKSLRVTSRREDDKIRNIKKLKKETIEREEELRHSKNLRETSTNKGEAIQHTERKNLKMTLYVNKATDFPPIQLMNLWSTLKKQYQ from the coding sequence atgaacaaagaaaaaacaaaagaagaagaaaagatccATCCTTCCAAGAGTTTGAGAGTAACCTCAATAAGAGAAGACGACAAGATCCGGAATACagagaaaatgaacaaagagaaaacaaaagaagaagaaaagatctATCCTTCCAAGAGTTTGAGAGTAACCTCAATAAGAGAAGACGACAAGATCCggaatacaaagaaaatgaacaaagaaaaaacaaaagaagaagaaaagatctATCCTTCCAAGAGTTTGAGAGTAACCTCAAGAAGAGAAGACGACAAGATCCggaatacaaagaaaatgaacaaagaaaaaacaaaagaagaagaaaagatccATCCTTCCAAGAGTTTGAGAGTAACCTCAAGAAGAGTAGAAGACAAGATCCGGAATACAAAGATaatgaacaaagaaaaaacaaaacaagaagaagaGATCTATCCTTCCAAGAGTTTGAGAGTAACCTCAAGAAGAGAAGACGACAAGATCCggaatataaagaaattgaaaaaagaaacaatagaaagagaagaagagctCCGTCATTCCAAGAATTTGAGAGAAACATCAACAAACAAAGGAGAAGCAATCCAGCATACAGAGAGAAAGAATCTAAAGATGACGCTTTACGTAAACAAAGCAACAGATTTCCCTCCAATACAATTGATGAACTTGTGGAGCACTTTAAAGAAGCAGTATCAGTAG
- the LOC129262014 gene encoding sterol regulatory element-binding protein 1-like translates to MTNSSLFASFLFCMCIQTSVNNVTTPAPATGPVTQLVSAPVAPAATVRPATASEVIQQLVQKEQQKQLQNKTIAQLALILQLQQQQQQQQVQQQSQQPLVMSTLQTTTQPQITNQLQQQKVASVSQQRQPMQQKVIPLSLQKTTIPNVQVIKQETKPTVTTVPQLVIQTSQNGNVGNVAIVGSTMATVSSPMIKSTESTTTTNSVSKIAIPPLSSSPNGGAMHMGKKPEKRKSHNAIEQRYRKSINGRIEDLKVMLFKENKKVSKSHTLQKAIDHLVGLRKMCQTLKQENINLKAELDKYKGITTVTDVKEPLTPPSSFTNSPDHCYVSGSEPDSPYSAPDSPMDMSPPSPVHSAPSGGLLDRTRLVLCVFMFSILAFNPFGFLINKGFESFVVGSGTGFGGDSMVAGGRKLMGEEGGSGVETRVLSLIWQVVPSLLVWLMNGTIIATVLITMLYGDKTAKSSSVNITAYWRYRTQAEQEIMKGNIAQALNQLFHCFAALGRNHPLGMLEYYTSFVWNLLSFPLNLIFKGRGIGARLSRPKADKQKDGEYPVGQTTARDIAKTYHHIVQLFLTANFSLGVPRAFYMGMCSINHAERARDAMSAIERAEIYATVGVLIRTKFSKSLQWLASPVFYRVRFILNRSKSPTPPILNWTLVAFSHHFRHHDTVPTSWQGPSYFTSITEKRNPLVVVSQHLREHMIHNALRGILALQPVHDSHKTKTSVNEDFLMQLNRLSISLDEASSFYQQNVDMTSNLQARNEYDPVARWWVNLLFAAAYWHIGEEDKAETYINCIDSLPPQLQKECFPLAALQACKARLAFLSAAHNDIPDDCMRMSDLASSNLVRSLDACYSADSSIMLVQLLVVDWLLSTRSAMWQRRQQGSPSTVTATKNELSSFHQDLTTLRKLASELPDVGSKVTLYEAIGRLMAGANPVRTQVLLDQNLRKRNTDPKQRDLEVESRTTEHDRAQSLLMKSCYLYSTMPSDTAERKNLLNDAVRSLEKIGDHRGMQCCQQMLQSLQKSGPAQPTNTSVTTACC, encoded by the exons ATGACAAACTCCTCACTCTTTGCATCATTTCTCTTTTGTATGTGTATCCAGACCTCAGTCAACAATGTCACAACTCCGGCCCCAGCCACAGGACCGGTCACCCAGCTGGTCAGTGCACCAGTGGCCCCGGCCGCCACCGTTCGACCAGCTACGGCAAGTGAGGTCATCCAGCAGCTGGTCCAGAAGGAACAGCAGAAGCAGCTCCAGAACAAGACCATTGCCCAGTTGGCACTGATACTGCAGTTacagcaacaacagcaacagcagcagGTTCAGCAACAGTCTCAACAGCCCTTGGTCATGTCTACTCTGCAG ACTACTACACAACCACAGATCACAAACCAGTTGCAGCAGCAGAAGGTCGCATCTGTTTCCCAACAGCGACAGCCTATGCAGCAGAAGGTCATTCCGTTGTCCCTTCAGAAAACGACCATCCCGAATGTCCAAGTAATCAAACAGGAGACCAAACCCACTGTCACCACAGTCCCACAG CTGGTCATCCAAACTTCACAAAATGGCAACGTTGGGAACGTTGCCATTGTTGGCTCCACCATGGCAACCGTCTCCAGTCCGATGATTAAGTCCACAGAGTCCACCACCACCACGAACTCCGTGTCCAAGATTGCCATCCCACCTCTCTCCTCCTCGCCTAATGGGGGCGCCATGCATATGGGAAAGAAGCCTGAGAAACGCAAGTCCCACAATGCCATCGAACAACGCTACCGGAAGAGCATCAATGGCAGGATTGAGGATCTCAAAGTCATGCTATTCAAAGAGAATAAGAAG GTATCAAAGTCACACACACTTCAGAAGGCAATAGATCATCTAGTTGGTCTGAGGAAGATGTGTCAGACTCTCAAGCAGGAAAACATCAATCTTAAAGCAGAACTTGACAAATACAAAGGAATAACCACAG TAACCGATGTGAAGGAGCCTCTGACCCCACCATCATCCTTCACAAACTCACCCGACCACTGCTACGTCTCAGGCAGCGAGCCCGACTCTCCATACTCCGCTCCAGACTCACCCATGGACATGTCGCCACCAAGTCCGGTCCACTCCGCTCCGTCAGGGGGTCTGCTTGATAGGACGAGACTAGTCCTCTGTGTGTTCATGTTCTCTATCCTTGCCTTCAATCCGTTTGGATTCCTCATCAACAAGGGCTTTGAGAGCTTTGTGGTTGGCAGCGGGACTGGGTTCGGAGGCGACTCCATGGTCGCAGGAGGCAGGAAGCTGATGGGAG AAGAAGGAGGGAGTGGCGTTGAGACAAGGGTCCTCTCCTTGATCTGGCAGGTTGTACCTTCTCTCTTGGTTTGGTTGATGAACGGAACCATCATAGCGACGGTCCTCATAACAATGCTGTATGGCGACAAGACGGCCAAGAGTTCATCAGTCAATATCACAGCCTATTGGAGATACAGGACTCAGGCTGAGCAGGAGATAATGAAG GGTAACATTGCCCAGGCTCTGAATCAGCTCTTCCACTGCTTTGCTGCTCTCGGTCGCAACCATCCTCTGGGGATGCTGGAGTACTACACCTCTTTCGTCTGGAACCTCCTCAGCTTCCCTCTCAACCTCATCTTCAAGGGCCGTGGGATCGGTGCCCGGCTCTCCAGGCCGAAGGCGGACAAGCAGAAGGATGGGGAATACCCCGTTGGGCAGACCACTGCAAGAGACATTGCCAAGACATACCACCACATTGTCCAGCTCTTCTTGACAG CTAATTTTTCTCTTGGTGTACCGCGAGCCTTCTACATGGGTATGTGCAGCATCAACCACGCTGAGAGGGCCAGGGATGCTATGAGTGCGATAGAACGGGCTGAGATCTATGCCACCGTAGGGGTGCTGATCAGAACCAAGTTCTCTAAATCACTCCAATGGCTGGCG AGCCCAGTGTTCTATCGAGTGCGGTTCATCCTGAATCGATCCAAGAGCCCCACTCCACCTATTCTGAATTGGACCTTGGTTGCTTTCTCCCATCACTTCAGACACCATGATACCGTCCCAACCTCTTGGCAGGGACCAAGCTACTTTACCTCCATCACAGAGAAAC GTAACCCATTGGTAGTAGTATCCCAGCACCTGAGGGAGCATATGATACACAATGCACTCCGAGGTATCTTAGCCCTGCAACCAGTACATGACTCACACAAGACCAAGACAAG TGTCAATGAAGATTTCCTGATGCAGCTGAACAGGCTGAGCATTTCTCTTGACGAGGCTTCCAGCTTCTATCAGCAGAATGTAGATATGACCTCCAACCTTCAGGCCAGGAATG AGTATGATCCAGTCGCTCGTTGGTGGGTTAACCTGCTTTTTGCGGCAGCCTACTGGCACATTGGTGAGGAAGACAAGGCGGAGACATACATAAACTGCATCGACTCTCTGCCTCCCCAGCTCCAGAAAGAATG CTTCCCTCTGGCAGCCCTGCAAGCCTGCAAGGCGCGACTTGCCTTCCTCTCAGCTGCTCACAACGACATACCTGATGATTGTATGAGGATGTCTGACCTAGCAAGCAGCAACCTTGTACGGAGCTTGGATGCCTGCTACTCAGCGGATAGCTCCATCATG CTCGTCCAGCTCCTGGTCGTCGACTGGCTGCTGTCGACCCGCTCTGCGATGTGGCAGAGACGCCAGCAGGGCTCCCCGTCCACCGTTACAGCTACAAAGAATGAATTGTCATCCTTCCACCAAGACCTCACCACACTCAGGAAGCTGGCCAGTGAACTGCCGGACGTCGGGTCAAAGGTTACCCTGTATGAAGCCATCGGCCGGTTGATGGCAGGCGCCAACCCCGTCCGGACGCAGGTCCTTCTTGACCAGAACCTGAGAAAGAGGAACACAGATCCCAAACAAAGAG ATTTGGAGGTAGAGAGCAGGACGACGGAGCACGACCGTGCCCAGTCACTACTGATGAAGAGCTGTTACCTCTACTCCACCATGCCATCTGATACCGCAGAGCGTAAGAACCTCCTCAACGACGCGGTGCGCTCACTCGAGAAGATCGGCGATCACCGTGGCATGCAGTGCTGTCAGCAAATGCTACAGTCGTTGCAGAAGTCCGGCCCAGCGCAACCCACGAATACTTCAGTCACAACGGCTTGTTGTTAA